ACTATATACAGCCACTAATTCTTTGATTACTTCATCTGCTTGAGGAACGGTAAAGGTCAACTCGATTCCAGTCATACCGCCTTTTATGATCGCATGACTTGCTTGAAGCGCTTCTTCTTTGGTCGCCCCTCGAACAACCGCTACCACACCTGTTTTCTCTAAACGAGATAAAATAGTCACTCGCTTCATCTAATCACCTATTTTCTTAATTTGTTAACCTAAAATTCCAAAAGCACTCAAAGCGATTGAAAGAATCAAAATAATCCAAATCACTCGTGTAGAATTTAATTTCTTTTGTCCTAACATCCAGTACGTCAAAATAACCAATAAAATCGGCACCAGTGATGGCAAAATAGCGTCTAATGTATCTTGAATAACTAGCTCAACACCATCTTTTTTATAAACAAAAGGGACAGTTGCTTTGATAACTGATGGGATCAATGCACCAATTACGGTAACCCCTAAAACAGTAGCTGCATTTGTGAAGGCAGCCAATTTATCTTTCAATGTCGTAACTAGTTTTACTCCTTGTTTGTATCCCAATGGTAATAACGCCGCACGAGCAAACAACAAGGCTATATTGGCAATAATCCAGATCACACACCCGACAACAGAGCCACTTTGAGCAAGTGTCCCTGCCACTGAACCAAAAATCGTTCCCCAAATGACGTGGAATAAAGAATCCCCCACACCAGCAAGTGAGCCCATCAAAGCTGTTTTTAGCGCGACAATCGTATCTTTAGCTTTATAGCCATCTTCCTCTTCAATAGCTACATCAATCCCCATAATCAAATTCCCGAAAATCGCATTTGTATTAAAAAAT
The DNA window shown above is from Enterococcus sp. 4G2_DIV0659 and carries:
- a CDS encoding PTS system mannose/fructose/sorbose family transporter subunit IID, which gives rise to MGMSNQKLTKQELNAISWRYILGSQLNWNYERMMSSGYLYGILPVLKKFYGHDEKQLQDMLRTHNQFFNTNAIFGNLIMGIDVAIEEEDGYKAKDTIVALKTALMGSLAGVGDSLFHVIWGTIFGSVAGTLAQSGSVVGCVIWIIANIALLFARAALLPLGYKQGVKLVTTLKDKLAAFTNAATVLGVTVIGALIPSVIKATVPFVYKKDGVELVIQDTLDAILPSLVPILLVILTYWMLGQKKLNSTRVIWIILILSIALSAFGILG